The segment taaattttgatagagatacatctcgaattatatatgaatttcggtttaatgtgtaattgtagacgtgaaattctaattgtggtttaaatgtatagttgaaactttaattttgatttaatcatacacattttaaagaaataaatacatcaatatatttttatattgaataaatataaatatttatgtatgaaatatataaatataaaatgatgttatatcaataattgtgttcataatttatgcttttgggatttaacccattttgatatatatattttaaaataataatttatatttatcttatttagatttatattataaaaaatccaAGATACACAAGTTAAGTAGTTCACTATATTTacccttaaaccccaaccctaaacccaaaacccTAAATCATCAATCCTAGACCATAATCCccaaaccttaaactataatttaaactataatcataattttaatatattaaaattaatattatctctttacaattatataataaattatttaatatgtaaattacaaaacattaattaatctaagccttaaaccctaaatcctaaatcATAAACATAATCTATAAACCCTAAAAACCTAACacttaacccctaacccctaagcCTTAAACCCCAACCTTTATACCaaaaaccataatccctaaacccataatccataaaccttaaaatagtaactcatacactttaaaccctaaaccatataccctaaaccctaaaccctaaactataatgataattaatttaatattttaaaattaatactatctcttttataattatataagaaaatatttatcatataaattaaattaaaaacactaattaatctaaaccttaAACTCCAAattcttaaaccctaaaccataaatcttaaaacataaatccaaaaccctaaacccctaacACTTAACCCCTAACAcctaacccttaaaccctaaccATTAAAccacccttaaaccataatccctaaacccataatccataaaccttaaaatagtaactcgtaaacattaaacccttaaccatataccgtaaaccctaaactataatgataattaattcaatattttaaaattaatactatctcttttacaattatataagaaaatattaacatataaattaaaaaaaattagtcatataccaaaaatctttaaaattattttaaataatagtattttaattttttcattttttgtggCATTTTTCAAAAAATGCCGTTAAAGATCGAGTATTGGCAGCGCTGCTAAAGCCAATAAAAGCTCAATGCAAAATGATGGCGTTTTGCAAAATTCTTTAGCGGCACTttctaaaaagcgccgctaaatatgtacatatagcggcgtttttaaaaaagcgccgctaatactcaatctttagcggcgtttttaaaaagcgccgctaaagccactaaagGCTCAATACAAAACAATGACGTGTTAATTTTTTTTGacaagcattagcggcgttttctaaaaagcgtcgctaaaggtgTACATATAGCACCGTGTTTAAAAAAGTGCCGCTAATAatcgatctttagcggcgtttttaaaaagtgccactaaaaacctattttgctgTAGTTAAAAATATCAAGTTCAAGTACCACATCGGGCCGAAAAAATTAAGTATCAAATTAAGAAAAAGTGTCAAATTCGTAtaccaaatattatattaaactttaaaatatttggTAAAACCATGGGTATTTTTGAGGAAAATAAAAAGTCAAGATAATGTTAACAACTCCATATGGAGACAAGAAGGTATCCAATAATGATATAAGTAGACACTGTTGTTGAATAGAAGAAAAATCAATGCAGTAAAACCGAAAagatcaaaatgtaaaatttgagtgATCACATGTTTAACTATTTCTTTTTAACTGTTAAAAAATAGTAAGGGTGAGTTTaacattatttttgaaaaatattttgggataaaattgttgttaaataaaatgcttttaaactttttaaaagtactttccagataaaaaatattttataaaagcaCTTTTTCtgtcaaaaatcaaaataaaaaattttaactttttctcACAAGTGCATTTTGACTTAAAAATGCTTCTGAGAAATAATGCTAAATTGACCCTAAGAATATACAAAAGGAAGATAAAAGAGATTATCCAAATGATCAAAACTATAAATGGAGATGAAAAAACATCAAAGATTCTTAAAGACTTCATTGATGAGCTGGTTGTTTTGGGGTTTTGGTTTCGGGATGATCATGTAATGTTAATAGCAGCAATGAAGTGAATAGGGAGGtcctaaaattttgttaaaagttGACTAAAAAAAAAGTCACTTAACAGATATTCAATGGCTAATGTAACACATCAACAATTCATTAgaggaaaataaaatttttaacaaaagtgATTAATtcacacaattattttatttagagtgattaaattaaaaaaagaaatataATTGACCAAAGACAATTCCTATTTTAAAATGACCACAAGTGTAATTTACCTAGAATTAAAAGTAAAGTATTTAAAAGATAatattaatagaaataaaataaaataaaacatttaaattttttttacattaaatgataagtttgataacaaaaaaggaaaaaaactcCACTTAGTACAGTTTTGTCCACAATTTTTTGATAGTCCAAAATTGGACAATTGACAATAACATTAAGGGAAAAAACAAATATCAAATCACCATCCAAGGCACAATTAAGTGCCGGTTTATTtaagaaacataaaaattacaattaattccacaccttaaaacaaaacaaatatcaAATCACCATCCAAGCACAATTAAGTGCCCATTTATTtaagaaacataaaaattataattaattccaCTCCTTAAACAAAACAAATATCAAATCACCATCCACGGCACAACTAAGTACCCGCTTATTTAAGAAACATAGTTATTAGCAGTGTCTTGAAATGTGTTGTAAGCACAATATTTTACTCAAGCCGACCACTTTCCTCAAATGCAAAACAAAGCCATAGATTTTCTGTTGATCTGGCAGAGACTTGGAAACACTGTCTTTCTCCATGCACCTTTTAGCCCATGCAATTAGCTTGGGGCACTCTCTTTCAATGCTAAAATTCCCACACTTTTCATAGGCATAAAACCAGCTGTAAAATGgaaccaacacaacatcaacgtAACCAAGATTCTCCccaccaaaataatccttgtttCCAAGTTCTCCTTCCAACAATTTCAGGCACGCAATGAACTCTTTCTTTGCTGCTTCTTGTTCTTCTCCCTTTGTTGTCCATACTTTCTTCCCTAGATCGTATATCTGCATTTCATTCACCATTAATTTATCCATACAAGACAAAATTACCCAAAAAGGAAAGTACGTAAAACATAGGAAAATCGAGTCGAACCAAATCAGCCTATGCAAGCAGTGCTTACGCTCAAAAATTCAAAGCTAgtaaggcaaaaaaaaaaaccataaaaatgaaaagaaagagaAGAGAGAACCTTCTTCTCAACAAAATCAGCCCAGAACTTAGCGATGGCTCTTTGGTAAGGATCGGTAGGGAGTAAGGGAGATTTATGCGGCCAAATCTCATCAATGTACTGAACCTGAATGAGGGACTCACAAATAGGTTTACCATTATGGATTAGAACAGGGATTTTCTTATGAATAGGGTTCATCTTCAAAAGCAAATCACTCTTGTTACTCAAATCTTCTTCCTTGTACTCGTATTTTATCCCTTTCACCGCCAAAGCAGTCCTTACTCTCATCCCAAAGGGACTTGGCCAGAAATCCAACAATACTACCTTTTCATCTCCCATTTTTTCAAACTCAAAACAAATTCAAAATGATTTGAACTCTTTTTCTTTAAGGTTATAATGTATGAAACTGAAGGGTTTTTGGCATTGTATTTATAGACGAAGAGTTAAGAGTTAGTGGGGTCATCTCATGTGACTTTCCTGACTACAAATAAATGATTGTCAAAAGTAATATATATATCtcaaaaagtaaatttttttaatttcttatataTTCTGATTGGTTTTTTTTTACcacaataatataaaaaaaattaaatactgaTATGGGATACTCGAATGATTATTTACATAATTAGGCAAAATGAATAATGTACGCATAATGCCGCCTGAGCAATCAGTGGCACTAATTTCCCCTGGTTGAaggaataattaattttttttaaaaaataatttttttaaggtGTCGTTGAACAATCAACGATATCAATATCTTTCACCTTAAAAAATATTGTCTATTGTATAATATTAAACCGTataaaaaattatgttttattGGTGCCGCTAGCGtgcttaatttattaatatatcaaTAAATCGTCAGTCATGCGTCCGGATTTCAATATTCGAAtattttagcttttttttttctcttttgtttaaaatatttatattattatattattttcattattataaaAGGACCCCCACAAATTCATTCATTGAtttgaaagaaaaaacaaaaccgAGTTCCCTAGCTGAAGGCTCTCGAAAAAATCAAGAAGAAACAATATGATTTTTTAATAGTATTAGTTATTTTAGCAATAGTTTATTTGTGTTAAAAGTTTATTTATTGATATATTATTTGACAAGATTAGTATTAAGGTATGTTAACTTTGAAAATAATTAGAATTGTGTTAGTTTCGATATTTGTaggattatatttttatttaaataattagaaTCGTGTATGTCAATATTGTAGTGTTTGTTTAATACTTCTAAAtttagttgttttttttttctacagTTTTAGAAAAAAATGGAGAATCAATTTTTTGCAACTATTCATTTCAATGGTGTTATTTTAGAAACAACCGTTGATTGTATTTTTGAAACTCTCCAGAAAATAGGAATGAGGTTCGATAAGAATGTGTCTGTTGATGATATGAAAGAGAAGATCATTGCAAAAATTTCCCAACATTGTGGAAGAAGGATGTTGAAACTATTTTACAAATTTCTAATTTCGTCAAATCCTATCAAATTTACCTAGATGGAACTTTTAGACGATGGCAATGTCAAGACAATGGTCACACTATATTGCATGCCAGAGAGAGTGAACACTGAACCAATTCATTTGAGTTAGCCGATGCAATGCCTTTTGAAGATGTAACTCTGTTAAGTCAACAAGATGGAGTTGAAGACCCGTGTACAGAGATTCCTAAAGTATCTATCGATAGGAGGTCGTTTGTGCACTGTTTTAACATCGATCTCAATGTTGGATGTTTAGACCAATACGGCAGTGGAGCCACATCGACATGGGTCGAAAATCCACACCATGTTGCTCTACAGATTCATCTAGTCGTTATTGAGACCGATGTGCATGGTGAAGATGGATCCGATAATAATGGTCGTTTTGATCATGAAGGTGGAGATTTTAGTGACCCTGATGTAGACGATGTCCAGGATGATATCGTAGACGAAGAAGCAGATGATGGAAATGATTACGCCTATAACATCCTAAAAATTGGGGGTTAGTAGAACTGAGTTTGTGAATCGAGAgagagtggtcataccctaatTTTTGAgattatctatgcatttttaggaaataaatgaggtattggtttgttggATAAATGCTAGTGAAACATTTCTTGAAACCTAAGTTCAAATCCCTTTTATcgcaccatttttattattttgcaaattttgtcTCAAACCCTAGTATATGTTatgtcttatttttaaaataaatattacaaaattatgtaaaaaataaGGAAATAACTTGTGGTTAATTGATAAATTAAAAAGCATGGAAACTAGTTAAGGTCCCAAGTTTGAATATTTTCCCTTGTAAAATAATTAAGTTTTGCAAAATCCTTTGTTTTTTTAATGTCTGTGCCATCCATACCCTTGAACCCTAGTTATAAATAcaaatttttcttatatttttcagCCTTTAAGTCAATTTTCCCTACCCTAGTCATTCACccttttcctttctcttttctcatcaattttctttcatttttcatttgtGTGCTGCCACCCCAGCCACTAAAATTCACCATTAATTTCTCTTCCTTTTACAACGGGTTCTTGCACCATTATTTTCCTATTCTTGctataattttatcataaaatttccAGCCTTAAATATGGAATTTTAGCACTCAATATTGGCCTCTACTAATGCCCCAAACGAACTCCTTTGCTGCCCGTTTCACCTACCTTGTGGAAGTTCTTGTTTTCATACAATTTCTTGATGAATCGTCTAAgttaaaaactcaaaattcaagatTTGGAATTTGGGtgagttttaaatatttaatgagtATTTTTTCAGCCTTTAAAGTGATTTCAATTATGGTGGAATTGGGGATGATTAGGAATTGGGGCTATTTTAAACAACCTCGATTCCAAGCTAGCTAGTGGTGCACCGCACTTAAAGGCACAAAAAGGGGTtgttgtttctttatttttttccttttattttttttatcaatgtcTTAGGTTCTTGAACCCTTCCTAATCATCTCTGAATTATGTGTAATTaggaaaaaaaatcaatttggaCTGATCGGCGACTTAGATCTGACAATTCGAGAAGTGTAAGTATGGTTAATTATGGACTAGTGTGTAGTTTCGGTTTAGATATTGGGAAAAGAatgttaattgattaaataaagaattttaattaatgattagatacttattttacattatttaaatgttttagGTGTCGAATTAAAAGCCACCAAACCAACAGTAAAGCCGAAAGACGTTTGCGCGTACGATTCACATTAATTCAGTGTAAGAAATCTAACTAGTCTGGATTTGAAAAATTGATATAATTGTAATGGTTGGGTTAAACCCATAAGTGGGTTTTTTGGGGCTGTTTAAAAGGTATATTGATTGAGTTTAATTCTAATTTTTAATTTAGGTTAATTTTAAAGCTTATTAGAGAAACCACAAGATTTACAAGTGTGCTACGAAAGAGCGAAAATAATATGTAGGTCCTAAACTTAATAACTTGATCGATAATAATGATTATTATGATTTAATTGATGGTTTAGCTTGCTGATTGGGCTTGGCTTAATTAGCTAAGTAATTAATTTATAAGTGGTTGAATCAGGTACGTTTAGAGCCCTAACTATTTGGCATGGTAACGATGTTGCTAGTTTGACTAAGTGGTTGAATGATTGACATTGTCATGAATGTTTGGTTAATTTGATGTATGATTGGTTGTATGTATAGTATCTTTACGAATGAAAATAAAGCTTATGCATGATATACTCGTACAagtgatttgtaacacccctcgcccgtatccgacgctaggttagggttcgtggtgctacctgacttaaactcaactaACTAAACGAAATTGGGccgtgaaatctcaaataatttaaaacttttcttttcacaaacaatttgCCCCTAACATGGGCTTACAAGCCCAAAACGTTCATCCGGGGTGGTTCAGAACTAATCGAGAACTCAtaaaaaaaacatagaaaaatttcaTGCAACAAAgctacacacacccgtgtgggtataaagcacacgaccgtgtgctagggacacgctcgtgtcccaaaCCCGTGTCTGAAAACCTGGCCATTCTGCCAAAACCAAACGgcccaagcacacacccgtgccctataaccgtgtcattcacacagccaagacacatgactgtgtctcttgcccgtgtactactagcatgcatattgacttgatgACACGGCAAGGacgcacacccgtgtggcctacccgtgtgctaaaatgattttgaaaatttaagtgcaggggatgcacggccataacacacacccatggttgtgagccgtgtgtcacacacggcctagacacacgcccgtgtgtcttacccgtgtggacaaactaggctatttcccaagcccttttgtcacccattttgcacaacctacacaagatcatttcaatatataaatgTCCTCACAATGGGCACTAATTCATCCATAAAAAGAACATTacatgcattcatcaaaatgaatagtagccattattccaggcttgattacaaaatgaagggcttttgactTAAGCTAAAATACATGAATcattctcttaatacaacatcctagtctagccctatacatgccactttcaaaaatataaatcaaactataccaagtattgcagctgatagtgtgattgatatctctgactttaaggGATCCTTAAGCTAGCTTGAATACACTGAAAGAAGagggaaaagaaaaagggtaagcataaagcttagtaagttgcatataaataaatatacaacaataatctcACCATTAGTAATCAgacttatagctcaaaggtaaacataatttaacttactcattatcatctatTCGAGTCACATTCTCTAAATTAGGCTCGTTACTCGTtcttaccatataggtacctgtaccactcacaacatgattattctttctttatcaaaattgatctataactctcatcattgaaatgtttggaatactactggatattctatgaaccttcaacatgggatatattgctgatgccatgtcccagacatggtcttacactagctctcatatacgCGTGCTgatgatgtcccagacatgtcttgcactagcacaactcttagctgaTGCGTATcctagacacgtcttacactggctatctctgtcaaggccgatgcatgtcccagacatgttttacactggcACTCgtctctgtgccgatgccatgtcccagacattatGTTACACTGGATATCATagtatggctgatgcatgtcccggacatgtcttacactagccttcGTCtggatgtcgatgccatgtcccagacatggtcttatactggctctcatatacgcatgctgatgcatgtcccagacatgtcttacactagcacacaaatcaCCCAATGCCTTGGCATGAATATCCAGTTCGTATCCTAATGTTTCAACGGAATATCTCTATTATCTCAAATATTACTAGACATTCTCAATTCATAACTTGACAactcatacaatatcaattcaatggaTATATGAATACAATTATTAATAgtgtagttgtatcatttacatacaacttacctcggattacaaaaagtACTTGGCTATTCGGTTTAGTcggtttgcttggccttccctTGATCTAAGTTCGGATTTGGTAaatcttaatctataatagcaaTATACACTCATtgagtcactaattacaattaggcaattataaattcacatctttggtaaaatgaccattttgcccctagactttgataaaataaccattttgcccctaagctcgaaaatcgattttcatCGAATTTCTTTGTATCTTAGGCCTAAATGAactatttttactcttatagcaacttcaaATTTTCACTATTTCACATGCTTACTaactattttgcaacttatgcaaaatagtccctttaggtgttttccatgaaatCTCCTTCACCAAAGTTGTTCatgacacaactaggactcatattcctccataaaaaatcaataaacatcacaaatcctttcatggaaacaccgtaaactcttgaccattttgtaaaatatcaccctcatttgaaagctcatgcttcaaaggtctcaaaaatgcaaaaatcatcaacaaagggtgtggggatcacttacttgtgagggctttaagttgctgaaatttttcagccttcaaaactacatttttgctgatatttttggtggagaagaaagaaatgatagctaggcttttaggcattattttatcaccaaaacATGACATCATCTACCTAATACTTTGACCATTTGCTTAAAATCATTCACATGGCCGGTCAACACTAATAAAAAGGgtgtaattgccctttaaaagccctcaatttaagttctttagctatttaactcatttgggcactaaaatacaacttttgccttttatgcaatttagtcctttttcgaaattgggctagaaaaccttaaaattagctcaccaaatttttcatgcactaataaaatcatactataaccttataaaaataataaaataatttttctaactttgaatttgtggtcccaagaccactgtttcgactaggccctaaatcaggctgttacatttctccccccttagggattttcgtcctcgaaaatcttaccagtgaataaatttGGATACTATTCTCTCAGAGactcctcgagttcccatgtggctttcTCGACTtaatgtctatgccacaaaacttttacAAGTGGTAtgttcttatttcttaactgtttaacctctcgagctaagatcttgactggttcttcaccataagtcatatctggaagAATTTCAACTTCAGTAGGCGCAtttacatgtgaagggtcagacctatatcggcATAACATAGACACTTGAGACACGTCGTGAGTCTTTTCTAACTCTAGCGGCAATTTCAATCTGTAGGCcacaggccctactctctcgataatttcataaggtcccttttctaccaaatctgaggatttTCCTCCAAGGGGAAACTTTCAAGAATTCTTTATCACTGACCTCAAACTTGATCTCTTTTTGcttcaaatctgcgtaggattctgtctatccgaagtggctcttaggcattcccgaatcactttaactttttcctcGGCCTCTttgaccaaatcaaccccatgaatctgactctctttcaactctgtccaatataagggtgttcgacactttcgcccgtacaaggcctcataaggtgccattttcaggctcaactgatagctgttgttgtaggcgaattcaaccaatggtaaatatttttcccaacttccttgaaattcaaggacgcaacatcttagcATGTTCTCTAAGATCTGTATTGCtctttctgattgtccatcagtatGTGGATGAAAAGCTATACTGAAACTTAACTTGGTTCCtagagcctcttgtaactttttccaaaaccttgaggtGAATCTTGGGTCGTGATCTGAAACAATCGACAATGGTACACCATGTAGCCTCACAATTCCGAAAACATACAAGTCAGCTAATTTCTCAAGAGAGTAATCGGTATGCACTGGTATGAAGTGGGctgacttagttaatctgtcgacaataacccatacaacatttttctttttcggGGTTAACGGTAAACTGGTTATGAAATCCATAgtgatacgatcccatttccactctggaactataataggctgaagtagccCAGAAGGTACTTGGTTTTCAGCCTTTATTTGCTGACATACTAaacacttggaaacaaactctgaaatatcccttttcattcccgaccaccaatacattttcttcaggtcgttatacatttttacgCTATCCGGGTGGACGGACAAactaccactatgtgcttctcgtaaaatcttctgaacGAGCTCACCATCTTTAGGCACACAAATtctatttttgaacattaaacatccgTCGGTACCaatctgaaaatttgattcaacatctgACTCACACTGATTTTTCCTGGcttgtaacttctcatcatttttctgagcttctcaGATTTCATGAAGAAAATTCGGTctggctctcaactctgctaggatcgaaccatcattagatatgGTCATCTGAGCATTTAAAGCTCTCAAAGCAACCAACGAATTTCTGCTCAAAGCGttggcgactacattcgcctttcccggatgatagtcgataatcaactcataatcttttattagctctaaccatcgtcgttgcctcaaattcaattttTTCTGAGTCATgagatactttaaactcttatgattagTAAATACTTGACATCTCTCACCATATAAATGATGTCGCtaaatcttcagtgcgaacaccacagctgctagctctaaatcatgggtcagataattcttctcatgaagtTTTAGTcgtcttgaggcataggctataaccttgccttcttgcattagcaCACACCCTAAACCATTTAGGGAAGCGTCACTAAAAACTACAAATTCCTTGCCGACTTAGGTTGCACTAAAATTagggcttcagtcaacaaagcctttTATCTCTCTAAGCTCTGTTGGCACTCTTCTGACCATTTGAACTTGACACCTTTCTGCAGTAACCTCGttatcggtgtagctatcatggagaatctgTTTACAAATCGTCTTTAGTATCCTGCTAGCCCCAGAAAACTGcggacctctgtcacattccttggcggtttccgttctacaatagctgagatcttattcggatcaactctgaTCCCGCctcccgacacaatgtgtcctagaaatccaacttccttaagccaaaactcactcttactaaacttagcatagagctgtttatccctcaaagtccgtaacacagttctcaaatgttctgcatgctCACCTTCATcacacgaataaatcaatatgtcgtcgGTAAAAAAcgacaacaaacttatccaagtacggccaGAAGatgcagttcatcaaatccataaacactgccgaggcattcgttaatc is part of the Gossypium arboreum isolate Shixiya-1 chromosome 5, ASM2569848v2, whole genome shotgun sequence genome and harbors:
- the LOC108450430 gene encoding probable glutathione S-transferase — protein: MGDEKVVLLDFWPSPFGMRVRTALAVKGIKYEYKEEDLSNKSDLLLKMNPIHKKIPVLIHNGKPICESLIQVQYIDEIWPHKSPLLPTDPYQRAIAKFWADFVEKKIYDLGKKVWTTKGEEQEAAKKEFIACLKLLEGELGNKDYFGGENLGYVDVVLVPFYSWFYAYEKCGNFSIERECPKLIAWAKRCMEKDSVSKSLPDQQKIYGFVLHLRKVVGLSKILCLQHISRHC